From Homalodisca vitripennis isolate AUS2020 chromosome 1, UT_GWSS_2.1, whole genome shotgun sequence, the proteins below share one genomic window:
- the LOC124352771 gene encoding uncharacterized protein LOC124352771 isoform X2 has translation MLYISATLLRLLLLTIPCHAHILYADVSETRNELGLYRNLEEVLNVFKRDESNISKEILESFQQKCLYMEDPVLPMGKRKPFIVVEGNQKSSKHSIALKLANLLDGRYITRLAPCLRRFSSKLLGSSPLMQPFHFLSLYASAFEARVQMTLNRAVVISGYWTEQLSSAISRSFQAGALPPVSADFFRYPDDLMQPDLHVFLSFSEALYTTTPAQPVYYKIDNVRRQFSLKKRKLELYRHLQSELPILIHELQRVSNHVTARQLVEQIRANLSGTRDVHQGRSIDY, from the exons taTCTGAGACCCGAAACGAACTTGGTTTGTACAGAAATCTTGAAGAGGTACTCAACGTGTTTAAAAGAGACGAG AGTAACATATCCAAGGAGATTTTGGAAAGTTTTCAACAGAAATGCCTGTATATGGAAGACCCAGTTCTGCCCATGGGAAAAAGAAAGCCATTCATTGTCGTTGAAGGAAATCAGAAATCGA GTAAACATTCTATAGCTCTGAAGTTGGCAAACCTGCTTGATGGACGTTACATTACGAGGTTGGCACCATGTTTAAGGCGGTTCTCCTCTAAGCTGTTAGGCAGCAGTCCTCTGATGCAGCCTTTCCACTTCCTCTCCTTGTACGCCTCAGCCTTCGAGGCTCGGGTACAGATGACACTCAATAGAGCTGTGGTTATTAGTGG ttactgGACGGAACAACTATCATCCGCCATCAGCAGATCTTTCCAGGCTGGTGCACTACCGCCGGTCTCTGCAGACTTCTTCCGCTACCCTGACGACCTGATGCAACCTGACCTTCATGTTTTCCTTAGTTTTAGTGAAGCCCTGTATACCACCACGCCAGCCCAGCCCGTTTACTACAAAATAGACAACGTCAGGAGGCAGTTCAGCTTAAAAAAgag GAAACTAGAGTTGTACCGGCATCTGCAGTCTGAGCTGCCCATCCTGATCCATGAGCTACAGAGGGTCTCCAATCACGTTACTGCGAGACAACTGGTGGAACAGATTCGCGCAAACCTGTCTGGTACAAGAGACGTGCACCAGGGTCGGTCCATTGACTACTAG
- the LOC124352771 gene encoding uncharacterized protein LOC124352771 isoform X1 encodes MLYISATLLRLLLLTIPCHAHILYADEVSETRNELGLYRNLEEVLNVFKRDESNISKEILESFQQKCLYMEDPVLPMGKRKPFIVVEGNQKSSKHSIALKLANLLDGRYITRLAPCLRRFSSKLLGSSPLMQPFHFLSLYASAFEARVQMTLNRAVVISGYWTEQLSSAISRSFQAGALPPVSADFFRYPDDLMQPDLHVFLSFSEALYTTTPAQPVYYKIDNVRRQFSLKKRKLELYRHLQSELPILIHELQRVSNHVTARQLVEQIRANLSGTRDVHQGRSIDY; translated from the exons aagtaTCTGAGACCCGAAACGAACTTGGTTTGTACAGAAATCTTGAAGAGGTACTCAACGTGTTTAAAAGAGACGAG AGTAACATATCCAAGGAGATTTTGGAAAGTTTTCAACAGAAATGCCTGTATATGGAAGACCCAGTTCTGCCCATGGGAAAAAGAAAGCCATTCATTGTCGTTGAAGGAAATCAGAAATCGA GTAAACATTCTATAGCTCTGAAGTTGGCAAACCTGCTTGATGGACGTTACATTACGAGGTTGGCACCATGTTTAAGGCGGTTCTCCTCTAAGCTGTTAGGCAGCAGTCCTCTGATGCAGCCTTTCCACTTCCTCTCCTTGTACGCCTCAGCCTTCGAGGCTCGGGTACAGATGACACTCAATAGAGCTGTGGTTATTAGTGG ttactgGACGGAACAACTATCATCCGCCATCAGCAGATCTTTCCAGGCTGGTGCACTACCGCCGGTCTCTGCAGACTTCTTCCGCTACCCTGACGACCTGATGCAACCTGACCTTCATGTTTTCCTTAGTTTTAGTGAAGCCCTGTATACCACCACGCCAGCCCAGCCCGTTTACTACAAAATAGACAACGTCAGGAGGCAGTTCAGCTTAAAAAAgag GAAACTAGAGTTGTACCGGCATCTGCAGTCTGAGCTGCCCATCCTGATCCATGAGCTACAGAGGGTCTCCAATCACGTTACTGCGAGACAACTGGTGGAACAGATTCGCGCAAACCTGTCTGGTACAAGAGACGTGCACCAGGGTCGGTCCATTGACTACTAG